A window of Nonomuraea angiospora genomic DNA:
GGGGCCAGCGTGGCCAAGGGGGCCAGCGGCGTCGCCGGGGCGAACGGATCCAGGGCCGCCGGGGACGGCGGGGCCAACGGGTCCAGGGCCTCCGGGGTCCGCGGGGCCAGCGGGGCTGGCAAGACCGGCGGGAACGGAGGGGCCCGGGCCGGAGGGGCCTGAGGGGAGGGTGGCGCGGAGGCGGGAGACGAGGACGCGCAGGCGTTCGGTGGGGCGGGCCAGCTCCGCCTCCCCCCACAGGTCGGCGGCCAGCCGCGCGTCCGGAACCGGAGACCCGCCCGCCAGCGCGAGCCGGGTCAGCAGCGCGCGCTCAAGGAGACGATCCACCACGATCGTCGCGTCCCCGGCACGGACGGTGACCGGTCCGAGCACGAGGACGTCCAGGCCGGGGAGGGAGGGCACGGGGGGATTATCTCAGCGAATTCCGTGAGACGTCCGTGAAACGGGGCTGCAAGGTCATCCGCTCAGGCTGGCCTCATGACACAAGACATCACGGACCTGCGAGCCACCGTACGAGGAGAGGTCCTCACCCCGCAGGACGCCGGCTACGAGGACGCCCGAGCCCTGCACAACGGCATGATCGACCGCAGGCCGGCCGCGATCGTGCGGGTCAGCGGCACCGCCGACGTCGTCGGCGTGCTGGCCTACGCCCGCGAGCACGCGCTGGAGGTCAGCGTGCGCGGTGGCGGGCACGGGGTGGCCGGGCACGCGCTCGGCGGCGACCTCGTGATCGACCTGTCGGCGCTGCGCGGCGTCACCGTGGACGCGGCCGCGCGGACGGCCGTCGTTCAGGCGGGCACGATCTGGGGCGAGGTCGACCAGGCCACGCAGGCGCACGGCCTGGCCGTGCCCGGCGGCCGGATCAGCCACACCGGCGTCGCCGGGCTCACCCTCGGGGGCGGCGAGGGCTGGCTGTCCGCGAGGTACGGGCTGAGCTGCGACAACCTGATCGCCGTCGAGCTCGTCACGGCCGACGGCCGGGTGGTCGTCGCCGACGACGAGAGCGAGCCCGAGCTGATGTGGGCGCTGCGCGGCGGGGGCGGCAACTTCGGCGTGGTCATGTCGTTCACTTTTCGCCTGCACCCGCTGGGTCCGCTGGTGCTCGGCGGCATGCTCGGTTACCGGGTGTCCGACGCGCCCGCCGTACTGGACGCCCTGGAGCGGCTGCACTCGGCCGGGCACGACGACTTCGCCCCCGCGGCGGTCTTCCTGACGGCGCCGCCGGCGCCGTTCGTGCCCGGGCACGTGGTGGGGCGGCCGATCCTCGCGATCGTGCCCGCCTGGCTCGGCGACCCGGAGGCGGGCGCGGAGGTGATCCGGCCGCTGTTCGAGGCGGCGACGCCGCTGTTCGACGCGGTCCAGCCGATGCCGTACCCGGCGCTGCAGTCGATGCTGGACGACGGCTCGCAGCCGGGGCGGCGCAACAGGTGGTCGGCGGAGTTCGTGCCCGGCCTCGACCCGAGCCTGATCTCCGACCTGCAGGACGCCGCGATCGCCGCGCCGAGCCCGCTGTCGCAGCTGATCGTCTCGCCGCTGCCTGAGGCGGTCAGGACGGCGCCGGACTCCGCGTTCCCGAGCCGCCACGGCGGGCGCTGGCTGGTGCATCCCGTCGGCGTCTGGGTGGATCCGGGCGACGATCCCGCCAACCTGGCCTGGGTGCAGGAGGTGACCGCGGCGATCAGGAAGCACGGGGTCACCGGCTCCTACCTGAACCTGGAGCAGGCCGACGACGACCGGGTGCGCTGGGCGATGGGCGTGCGCAGGTATCGCCGGCTGCAGCAGGTGAAGGCGGCCTGGGACCCCGGCGACGTGTTCCGCCACTGCGCCCACGTCAGTCCATGAGGAGCCCGGCTAGGAGGGCTGCCTGGCCGCGCGCCACTCGGGCGCGAGCACCGACCAGATCTCCATGTCGTGCCGCTTGCCCCGGTGCGGGTAGCTCTCCCGCAGCACGCCGTCCCTGGTCATCCCCAGCCGCCGGGCCACGGCGATGCTGGCCGTGTTCTCCGACGCGACCACCCACTCGATGCGGTGGATGCCCCGCTCCTCGACGGCCCAGTCGATGATCACCCGTGCGGCCCTGGTCACCAGGCCCTTGCCCGCCGCCGACGGCTCCAGCCAGCAGCCCACCTCCGCGACGCCCGTCTTGACGTCCATCGTGCGGAACAGCAGCCCGCCGACCAGCGTGCCGTCCGTCCAGATGCCGTAGATCCGCCCGGTGTCGGTGGCGGCCTTCTCCATGTACAGGTGAAGCAGCGACCGGCTCGACTCCAGGTCCGTGACCTTGTCCGCGAACGAGATGAACTGCCCGACGAACTCCCGCCCCCGGTCCATGTGGGCCAGGAGCTCCTCCGCGTGCCACGGCTCCAGCGGCCGCAGCTCCGCGCCGTCCTCGCCCAGGGATATTGCGAACATCGTTCCCCCAACGATCGAAAACCAGGCCATATCGCCAGCAGATCCTCTCACGGGGTGGGGCCGGTCTTCCGAACAGCCCAAAACTGTGCATCGTCCCGCACGCCGACCGGCCGTGCCCGGCGGGCGCCCGACGACACTGCTGCCATGGACACGCATGACACCGGTGGGGAGCGGACCGAGTACGCGGGAGCCGTGTACGGCTCGCTGCTGGCGGCCTCGGTCGTGGCCGGCAGCGCGGTGGACGGCACGCCGGTGTCCGCGGGCGACCTCGTGGTCGTGCTGATCTGCACGGGCGTGGTGTTCTGGCTCGCCCACGTCTACGCCCGGGTGGTGTCCAGCGGAATCCAGCCCCTGACCTGGCAGCGGCTGCGCACGGCCGCCCGGCACGACTGGCCGGTGGCGCAGGCCTCGTTCCCCCCTGCCATCGGCGCCGCCTTCGCCTCGTCGCTGGGCCTGTCCGACAGGGCGTCGACCTGGGTGGCGCTGGTCGTCGCCGTGGCGAGCCAGGCGGCCTGGGCCGTCGCGGCGGCCGTCACGGCCCGGGCCTCCCCGCGGGTCGTGGCCCTGTCCGGGGCCGCCAATCTCGCGCTGGGGCTGGCCATCATCGCGCTCAAGGTCCTGGTCGGCTCCCACTGAGGTCTTGACAGCGCGCCGCCGATTTGAAAACTTCCTTAACAGATCGGGGTTGACAACGTTGTCATCACTCCTCCTGGGAGACCGCTGTGAGCACCCCCTGGCCTTCCCCGTCCCGTCGTAAACGATCTCTTATGATGGCGGTCTTATGCGCCGTGACCACCCTCGCCCTCGCCGCACCCGCCGCCGCGCTGACCGGCCCGGCCGGTCCTGAGCCCGTGCCCAATCCCGGCCCTTCGGGCACTCCGACCCCCAACCCCTCCTACAGCCCACCCCCCGGCCCGCAGGCCGCCGAGCCGGCTCCGCCCGCGGCGGAGACGCGGCGGGCGGCGCGGGACGGGCAGGCCCTGGCCCAGGCCGAGGGCGCCGCCTTCGCCTCCTCCTTCGAGCCCGGCGACCCGCAGCCGACGTGGGCCGACACGACAGAGACCGACGCCCGCGGCGTCAAGAAGGCCGCGAACGTCATCGGCACCCTGCCCGGGCGCATCGAGGGCAGCATCTCGGACAAGATCGCCCAGTTCGGCGCCAGCGGCGAGAACGCCTCCGGCGGCGAGGGTAAGGAGAACCTGGCCGACGACGACGCGAACACCAAGTGGCTGGTGTTCGCCGGCACCGGCTGGGCGCAGTACGGCCTGTCCGCCCCGGTCGCGGTCGTGCACTACGCGCTGACCTCGGCCAACGACTCCCCCGAACGCGACCCGCGCGACTGGCAGCTGCAGGGCTCGCAGGACGGGCAGAGCTGGACCACCCTGGACACCCGGGCCGGCGAGACGTTCACGGCGCGCTTCCAGCGCAAGGAGTACCGCTTCGCCAACCCGACCGCCTACGCCCACTACCGGCTGAACGTCACCCGGATCGGCGGCGGCTCGACCCTGCAGCTGGCCGGGTGGGAGCTGTCGGACGGCCGGACCGGCCCCACGCCGCCCACCGACATGCGCAGCCGGATCGGCGCGGGGCCGAACGGCGGCTTCGTGTCCAAGCCGCGCGCCGGCTTCTCCGGCCTGCGGGCGCTCCAGTACGCGGGCAGCACCACCGCCCAGACCGGCGGCCACTCCACCAACAAGGTGTTCGAGGTGGACATCCCGGTCACGGCCACGACGGAGCTGTCCTACCTGGTCTTCCCCGAGTTCACCGCGGCCGACCTGCGCTACCCCAGCACGTACGTCTCGGTGGACCTGGCCTTCCGCGACGGCACCTACCTCAGCGAGCTGAAGGCCGTCGACCAGCACGGCGTCCGGCTGGCGCCGCGCGAGCAGGGCGAGTCCAAGACCCTGTACGCCGACCAGTGGAACTACAAGCTCGCCCGGATCGGCGAGGTCGCCAGGGGCAAGCGGATCAGCCGCATCCTGGTGGCCTACGACAGCCCGGCGGGGCCCGCCGGGTTCCGCGGGTGGGTGGACGACATCAAGATCGTCTCGGAGCGGAAGCGGCAGCCGTACGAGGGCCGCCCGGCACGCGGCGATCGCAGCCCTGCCCAGTACGTGGTGACCACCCGGGGGACGCACTCCACCGGCGGCTTCTCGCGGGGCAACAACTTCCCGGCCACCGCGGTGCCGCACGGGTTCAACTTCTGGACGCCGATGACCAACGCCGGCTCGACGAGCTGGCTGTACGACTACCACCGGGCCAACAACGCCGCCAACCTGCCCGAGATCCAGGCGTTCGCCGCCGGCCACGAGCCCAGCCCGTGGATGGGTGACCGGCAGACGTTCCAGTTCATGCCCTCGGCGGCCGAGGGAGTGCCCAACCCGTCCCGTGCCGCCCGCGCGCTGGCCTTCCGCCACGAGCGGGAGGTCGCGCAGCCCCACCTGTACGCGGTCACCTTCGACAACGGGCTCAAGACAGAGATCGCCCCGGCCGACCACGCGGCGCTGGCCCGCTTCACCTTCCCCGGCGCCGAGGCCAAGCTGATCTTCGACAACGTGAACAACAGCGGCGGCCTGACCCTGGACCCGGCCGGCGGCGTGGTGACCGGCTACTCCGACGTGCGCAGCGACCTGTCCACCGGGGCCACGCGGATGTTCTACTACGCCGTCTTCGACCGCCCGGTCACCGGCGGCGGCAAGCTGACCGGCCAGGGCCGCGACAACGTGCTCGGCTACCTGTCCTTCGACGCGGGCGAGACGAGAACGGTCACCATGCGCATCGCGTCCTCGCTGATCAGCGTCGACCAGGCCAGGCACAACCTGGAGCTGGAGATCGCCGCCTCGGACACCCTGGAGACGGTCAGCGAGCGGGCGCGCCGGGCGTGGGACGCCAAGCTGGGCGTCATCGAGGTCGAAGGGGCGAGCCGGGACCAGCTCGTCACGCTGTACTCCAACCTGTACCGGCTGTTCCTGTATCCCAACTCCGGCTTCGAGAACACCGGCACCGCCGCCGCGCCGGTCTTCAAGCACGCCGTGCAGTCGGCGACCAGCACCCCGCCCAGCACGCCCACCCAGACGGGGGCGCCGGTGGCGGACGGGAAGGTGTACGTCAACAACGGCTTCTGGGACACCTACCGCACCACCTGGCCCGCGTACGCGCTGCTGACGCCGAAGGCGGCCGGGGAGATGATCGACGGGTTCGTGCGGCAGTACCTGGACGGCGGCTGGATCGCCCGGTGGTCCTCGCCCGGCTATGCCGATCTGATGGTCGGCACCAGCTCCGACGTCGCCTTCGCCGACGCGTACCTGAAGGGGGTGACCGGCTTCGACGCCGTGGCCGCCTACCAGGCCGCGGTCAAGAACGCCACCGTCGCCCCGCCCACCCGGCACGTGGGCCGCAAGGGCCTGACCACCTCCGCCTTCCTCGGGTACACGAGCGTCCAGTCGACCGGCGAGGCGATGTCGTGGGCGATGGACGGCTACATCAACGACTTCGGGATCGCGAACATGGCCAAGGCGCTGGCCGGGCGGTCCACGGGGGCGCAGCGTGCCCGCT
This region includes:
- a CDS encoding GNAT family N-acetyltransferase, encoding MFAISLGEDGAELRPLEPWHAEELLAHMDRGREFVGQFISFADKVTDLESSRSLLHLYMEKAATDTGRIYGIWTDGTLVGGLLFRTMDVKTGVAEVGCWLEPSAAGKGLVTRAARVIIDWAVEERGIHRIEWVVASENTASIAVARRLGMTRDGVLRESYPHRGKRHDMEIWSVLAPEWRAARQPS
- a CDS encoding GH92 family glycosyl hydrolase, coding for MTTLALAAPAAALTGPAGPEPVPNPGPSGTPTPNPSYSPPPGPQAAEPAPPAAETRRAARDGQALAQAEGAAFASSFEPGDPQPTWADTTETDARGVKKAANVIGTLPGRIEGSISDKIAQFGASGENASGGEGKENLADDDANTKWLVFAGTGWAQYGLSAPVAVVHYALTSANDSPERDPRDWQLQGSQDGQSWTTLDTRAGETFTARFQRKEYRFANPTAYAHYRLNVTRIGGGSTLQLAGWELSDGRTGPTPPTDMRSRIGAGPNGGFVSKPRAGFSGLRALQYAGSTTAQTGGHSTNKVFEVDIPVTATTELSYLVFPEFTAADLRYPSTYVSVDLAFRDGTYLSELKAVDQHGVRLAPREQGESKTLYADQWNYKLARIGEVARGKRISRILVAYDSPAGPAGFRGWVDDIKIVSERKRQPYEGRPARGDRSPAQYVVTTRGTHSTGGFSRGNNFPATAVPHGFNFWTPMTNAGSTSWLYDYHRANNAANLPEIQAFAAGHEPSPWMGDRQTFQFMPSAAEGVPNPSRAARALAFRHEREVAQPHLYAVTFDNGLKTEIAPADHAALARFTFPGAEAKLIFDNVNNSGGLTLDPAGGVVTGYSDVRSDLSTGATRMFYYAVFDRPVTGGGKLTGQGRDNVLGYLSFDAGETRTVTMRIASSLISVDQARHNLELEIAASDTLETVSERARRAWDAKLGVIEVEGASRDQLVTLYSNLYRLFLYPNSGFENTGTAAAPVFKHAVQSATSTPPSTPTQTGAPVADGKVYVNNGFWDTYRTTWPAYALLTPKAAGEMIDGFVRQYLDGGWIARWSSPGYADLMVGTSSDVAFADAYLKGVTGFDAVAAYQAAVKNATVAPPTRHVGRKGLTTSAFLGYTSVQSTGEAMSWAMDGYINDFGIANMAKALAGRSTGAQRARYLEEYEYFRNRARNYVHLFDPAVRFFQGRNADGSFRLEPSAYDPRTWGFDYTETDGWNMAFHVPQDGRGLANLYGGADKLAAKLDAFFTTQETATFPGSYRGIIHEMREARDIRMGQYGHSNQPSHHIAYMYDYAGQPWKTQAKVREALSRLYLGSEIGQGYPGDEDNGEMSAWQVFGALGFYPLQMGSPYYAIGSPLFKKATVHLEGGGKLVIRAPGNSPRNVYVQGLKVNGRAYDKAYLPHDLIAKGGELVFEMGPKPSRWGTGRNAAPPSITDDDRIPAPLRDLTGPGRGTASAAGGADVSALFDDDSGTRATLPEWVRYTFDGEREARYYTLTSGAGQATEDPAGWVLEGSADGTSWKVLDERAGESFPWRLQTRPFKIAHPGAYAHYRIRFTGGTSLAEIELLAPAPPATSPLVIEAAGVFAAPGETVTLPVTVSDHADRPATGRLTATGPEGWTIQPSGGVAFGPVAPGASQTVTFQVTVPATAGPGSHPIRLAATSDQGPAAEQVTVTVIGDTVEFTPGTAAEEPWLLEADGSQLDGEVFDGRARFTDGDSHAT
- a CDS encoding FAD-binding oxidoreductase; protein product: MTQDITDLRATVRGEVLTPQDAGYEDARALHNGMIDRRPAAIVRVSGTADVVGVLAYAREHALEVSVRGGGHGVAGHALGGDLVIDLSALRGVTVDAAARTAVVQAGTIWGEVDQATQAHGLAVPGGRISHTGVAGLTLGGGEGWLSARYGLSCDNLIAVELVTADGRVVVADDESEPELMWALRGGGGNFGVVMSFTFRLHPLGPLVLGGMLGYRVSDAPAVLDALERLHSAGHDDFAPAAVFLTAPPAPFVPGHVVGRPILAIVPAWLGDPEAGAEVIRPLFEAATPLFDAVQPMPYPALQSMLDDGSQPGRRNRWSAEFVPGLDPSLISDLQDAAIAAPSPLSQLIVSPLPEAVRTAPDSAFPSRHGGRWLVHPVGVWVDPGDDPANLAWVQEVTAAIRKHGVTGSYLNLEQADDDRVRWAMGVRRYRRLQQVKAAWDPGDVFRHCAHVSP